Proteins co-encoded in one Candidatus Methylomirabilota bacterium genomic window:
- a CDS encoding TetR family transcriptional regulator C-terminal domain-containing protein, which produces MTTATTRARDGKPTRDAIVGAATRLMRIKGYNATSLDDVLSASDVGKGSFYHYFRSKEDLGYAILERIVASFIERTVDPCFSDAGVKPLTQIRCLLDRVVEAQRERNCVGGCPLGNLASELSDVHPGFRARLAEVFSAWRARLNLALQEAQRRGDVGDDCRPDVVAHFLVASLEGAILMTKVTKDIAVMEQCVGELKRYLGLYERGLR; this is translated from the coding sequence ATGACGACTGCAACGACGCGCGCCCGTGACGGAAAGCCGACCCGCGATGCCATCGTCGGGGCCGCAACGCGGCTCATGCGGATCAAGGGCTATAACGCCACCTCGCTCGACGACGTCCTCAGCGCGAGCGACGTCGGCAAGGGGAGTTTCTACCACTACTTTCGGAGCAAGGAAGACCTCGGCTACGCGATCCTGGAGCGGATCGTCGCCTCGTTCATCGAGCGCACCGTCGATCCCTGCTTTTCGGATGCCGGCGTTAAACCCCTGACCCAGATCCGGTGTCTTCTTGATCGGGTGGTGGAGGCCCAGCGCGAGCGCAACTGCGTGGGCGGCTGTCCCCTGGGCAACCTGGCCTCCGAGCTGTCGGACGTCCACCCGGGGTTCCGGGCGCGCCTGGCGGAGGTCTTCTCCGCCTGGCGTGCGCGCCTGAACCTGGCTCTTCAGGAGGCGCAGCGGCGGGGAGACGTTGGTGACGACTGCCGGCCCGACGTCGTCGCGCACTTCTTGGTCGCGTCGCTCGAGGGTGCGATTCTCATGACGAAGGTGACGAAGGACATCGCCGTGATGGAACAGTGCGTGGGGGAGCTGAAGCGGTACCTGGGGCTCTACGAAAGGGGGCTACGGTGA
- a CDS encoding sigma-70 family RNA polymerase sigma factor: MNVADRPRIDPDAALVEGLRRDAVEAMEQLVERYADRVYRLALRITGSKEDAEEVTQDALWTAGRKIHTFKGEAAFGSWLYRIAANAAYMKLRSRKAKAREIALEDVLPALDGGGVHFEPMDDWSPSVDEQALQGELRSTLEAAIAELPPEYRSALVLHDVEGMSNPDIAESLGISLPAVKSRVHRSRLFLRKRLSEYLAPAR, from the coding sequence GTGAACGTGGCGGATCGGCCGCGGATCGATCCTGACGCGGCGCTCGTCGAGGGGCTCCGGCGCGACGCCGTCGAGGCGATGGAGCAGCTCGTCGAGCGGTACGCCGACCGCGTCTACCGGTTGGCCCTGCGCATCACGGGATCGAAGGAGGACGCCGAAGAGGTCACCCAGGATGCGCTGTGGACCGCGGGGCGCAAGATCCACACGTTCAAGGGCGAGGCGGCGTTCGGGAGCTGGCTCTACCGGATCGCCGCCAACGCCGCCTACATGAAGCTCCGCTCGCGGAAAGCCAAGGCGCGCGAGATCGCGTTGGAGGACGTGCTGCCCGCGCTCGACGGAGGGGGCGTGCACTTCGAGCCCATGGACGACTGGTCGCCCAGCGTGGACGAGCAGGCGCTTCAGGGCGAGCTGCGCTCCACCCTCGAGGCGGCGATCGCCGAGCTGCCGCCGGAATATCGCAGCGCCCTGGTCCTCCACGACGTGGAGGGCATGTCGAACCCCGACATCGCGGAGTCGCTGGGGATCAGCCTGCCGGCGGTGAAGTCCCGCGTCCACCGCTCGCGCCTCTTCCTGCGCAAGCGCCTGTCGGAGTACCTCGCCCCGGCGCGTTGA
- the rplU gene encoding 50S ribosomal protein L21, with the protein MEAVIATGGKQYRVAPGQVIAVERLPGAAGSTVEFRAVLLVNRDGEIIAGRDRLGSAKVSGEVVGHARRRKVSVVKFKRRKNYRRNRGHRQPATQVRIIGIEV; encoded by the coding sequence ATGGAAGCAGTCATCGCGACGGGAGGCAAGCAGTACCGCGTAGCGCCGGGCCAGGTCATCGCCGTCGAGAGGCTGCCGGGCGCGGCGGGGTCCACGGTCGAGTTCCGCGCCGTGCTGCTCGTCAACCGCGACGGCGAGATCATCGCGGGCCGGGACCGGCTCGGCTCGGCGAAGGTCTCGGGTGAGGTCGTCGGCCACGCCCGGCGCCGGAAGGTGTCGGTCGTGAAGTTCAAGCGGCGCAAGAACTATCGCCGGAATCGCGGCCACCGCCAGCCGGCGACGCAGGTGCGCATCATCGGGATCGAGGTCTAG
- the rpmA gene encoding 50S ribosomal protein L27 produces MAHKKGVGSSRNGRDSNPQMLGVKRFAGQIVSGGSILVRQRGTRFKPGLNVGRGSDDTLYARVAGVVRFERRGDSRYVSIVPASA; encoded by the coding sequence ATGGCCCACAAGAAAGGCGTCGGCAGCTCGCGCAACGGTCGGGACTCGAACCCGCAGATGCTCGGCGTCAAGCGCTTCGCCGGGCAGATCGTGAGTGGCGGCAGCATCCTCGTGCGTCAGCGGGGCACGCGCTTCAAGCCCGGCCTCAACGTCGGGCGCGGCTCCGACGACACGCTCTATGCGAGGGTCGCCGGCGTGGTGCGCTTCGAGCGGCGAGGCGATTCACGCTACGTGAGCATCGTCCCCGCGTCGGCATGA
- the obgE gene encoding GTPase ObgE has translation MFVDEIEIFVKGGDGGAGCVSFRREKYVPYGGPDGGDGGDGGSVWLEADPALNTLLDYHYQRHYEAERGQHGKGANRHGAQGADLVLKMPVGTVVSDRDTGELLGDLATPGQRLLVQRGPRGGRGNARFASATNRAPRQADPGQYGQGHWLRLELKLLADVGVIGFPNAGKSTLVSRVSAATPKIADYPFTTLAPTLGIVRVDDDKSFVIADLPGLIPGASQGKGLGLQFLRHTERTRLLLHILDLDPATGRDPIDDLRVVNEELRAHSERLAERPQLVVANKIDLPEAAPRQAAVEEFCATAGVPCLAVSAATGAGLAELIRRVAAALQEIGWVRAAS, from the coding sequence GTGTTCGTCGACGAGATCGAGATCTTCGTCAAGGGCGGCGACGGGGGCGCGGGGTGCGTCAGCTTCCGTCGCGAGAAATACGTCCCCTACGGCGGCCCCGACGGTGGCGACGGCGGCGACGGTGGCAGTGTCTGGCTCGAGGCCGACCCCGCCCTGAACACGCTGCTCGACTACCACTACCAGCGACACTACGAGGCCGAGCGCGGTCAGCACGGCAAGGGTGCGAACCGTCACGGAGCCCAGGGCGCGGATCTCGTTCTGAAGATGCCGGTGGGCACCGTGGTCAGCGATCGCGATACCGGCGAGCTGCTGGGGGATCTCGCCACGCCTGGCCAGCGCCTCCTCGTGCAGCGCGGGCCCCGGGGCGGCCGCGGCAACGCCCGCTTCGCGTCGGCGACCAACCGGGCTCCGCGCCAGGCGGACCCCGGCCAGTACGGGCAGGGCCACTGGCTGCGCCTCGAGCTGAAGCTCCTGGCTGACGTCGGCGTGATCGGGTTTCCCAACGCCGGCAAGTCGACGCTCGTATCGCGCGTGAGCGCGGCGACGCCGAAGATCGCGGACTATCCCTTTACCACGCTGGCCCCGACCCTCGGCATCGTCCGCGTCGACGACGACAAGAGCTTCGTCATCGCCGACCTGCCGGGGCTGATCCCCGGCGCGTCCCAGGGCAAGGGGCTCGGTCTCCAGTTCCTCCGGCACACCGAGCGCACGCGGCTGCTGCTCCACATCCTCGACCTCGATCCCGCGACCGGGCGCGATCCGATCGACGACCTGCGCGTCGTCAACGAGGAGCTGCGCGCGCACTCCGAGCGCCTGGCCGAGCGGCCGCAGCTCGTCGTCGCCAACAAGATCGACCTGCCGGAGGCGGCGCCGCGGCAGGCGGCGGTCGAGGAGTTCTGCGCGACGGCCGGTGTCCCCTGCCTCGCCGTCTCCGCGGCCACGGGGGCCGGGCTCGCCGAGCTGATCCGCCGCGTCGCCGCGGCGCTGCAGGAGATCGGATGGGTACGCGCCGCCAGCTAG
- the proB gene encoding glutamate 5-kinase has translation MGTRRQLDAWGEPGARRQLDKVRRLVVKVGSGLVSAPGPGADPARIAALAAEIAAVRQGREIALVTSGAIMAGTARLALAERPRSIPEKQAAAAVGQSALMRQYEIAFAPHGITVGQVLLTAYDIGDRTRYLNARNTLLTLLRFGVLPIVNENDTVAVEEIKVGDNDNLSALVASLIDADLLVLLTDVDGLYTDDPSVSAAARKLDTVESVTDEIARLVWDRAGRVSVGGMATKLEAAQKAAASGIPMVIANGGASGVLRRLLAGESVGTYFAPKADRLTARKRWIAFAVPPQGRLTVDAGALRALTQQGRSLLPSGVVDVEGDFAAGEVVAVVSQTDGKEVGRGLVNFDATELRKIRGVKTREIEVRLGYRSVDEVIHRDNLVIL, from the coding sequence ATGGGTACGCGCCGCCAGCTAGACGCGTGGGGGGAGCCCGGTGCGCGCCGCCAGTTGGACAAGGTCCGCCGCCTCGTGGTGAAGGTGGGCAGCGGCCTCGTCAGCGCCCCCGGCCCGGGCGCCGACCCCGCGCGCATTGCCGCCCTGGCCGCAGAGATCGCCGCGGTGCGGCAGGGCCGCGAGATCGCGCTGGTGACGTCCGGCGCCATCATGGCGGGGACGGCGCGCCTGGCGCTCGCCGAGCGGCCGCGGTCCATCCCCGAAAAGCAGGCGGCGGCCGCGGTCGGCCAGTCGGCGCTCATGCGGCAGTACGAGATCGCCTTCGCGCCCCACGGCATCACCGTCGGCCAGGTCCTGCTCACCGCGTACGACATCGGGGATCGGACGCGCTATCTGAATGCTCGGAACACGCTGCTCACGCTCCTGCGCTTCGGCGTGCTCCCGATCGTGAACGAGAACGACACGGTCGCCGTCGAGGAGATCAAGGTCGGCGACAACGACAACCTCAGCGCTCTCGTCGCCTCGCTGATCGACGCGGACCTGCTCGTGCTCCTCACCGACGTCGACGGGCTCTACACCGACGATCCCAGCGTCAGCGCGGCGGCGCGGAAGCTCGACACGGTCGAGTCGGTCACCGACGAGATCGCGCGGCTGGTCTGGGACCGCGCGGGCCGCGTCTCGGTGGGCGGCATGGCCACCAAGCTGGAAGCGGCCCAGAAGGCGGCCGCCTCCGGCATCCCGATGGTGATCGCCAACGGCGGGGCTTCGGGCGTGCTGCGCCGGCTGCTGGCCGGCGAGTCCGTCGGCACCTACTTCGCGCCCAAGGCCGATCGCCTGACCGCGCGCAAGCGCTGGATCGCGTTCGCCGTCCCGCCCCAAGGCCGGCTCACGGTTGACGCCGGGGCGCTCCGGGCATTAACTCAGCAGGGGAGGAGCCTGCTCCCCTCGGGTGTCGTCGACGTGGAGGGCGACTTCGCCGCCGGCGAGGTCGTGGCCGTCGTCAGCCAGACCGATGGCAAGGAGGTCGGGCGAGGGCTGGTGAACTTCGACGCGACGGAGCTCAGGAAGATCCGCGGCGTCAAGACGCGCGAGATCGAGGTACGGCTGGGGTACAGGAGCGTCGACGAAGTGATTCACCGCGACAATCTCGTGATTCTCTGA
- a CDS encoding glutamate-5-semialdehyde dehydrogenase, whose translation MDVRRLVEAKARAAREAAQALALCPTRTKNEALAQMARGLEEKAAALVEANRADLERARAAGATRAFLDRLTLTEARIEEMASGVRQIAALPDPVGVVVESWRRPNGLEISRVRVPLGVIGFIYESRPNVTADAAGLCVKSGNAVILRGGSEAIESNAMIATVLGKALEKAGAPADAIQFVDTTDRQAVAVLLELSDLVDLIIPRGGEEFVRWVAEHSRVPVLKHDRGLVHVFVDADADLEMATAIVMNAKVQRPSVCNALETLLVHRDIAPRFLPAAAARLSEAGVELRGCPRTVALVPGARPATPEDWDTEYLDLILAIRVVDDLAEAIRHIRRHGSGLAEAIVTNTLAHARRFTRAIDAAVVLVNASTRFVDGYQFGMGAEMGISTSRVHARGPVGVQELTTTKYVVQGDGQVRE comes from the coding sequence ATGGACGTCAGGCGCCTCGTGGAAGCCAAGGCCCGCGCCGCCCGGGAAGCCGCCCAGGCGCTCGCGCTCTGCCCGACCCGGACCAAGAACGAGGCGCTCGCCCAGATGGCCCGGGGCCTGGAGGAGAAGGCCGCCGCGCTGGTCGAGGCCAACCGGGCCGACCTCGAGCGGGCCCGGGCGGCCGGCGCGACGCGGGCCTTCCTCGATCGTCTGACGCTCACCGAGGCGCGCATCGAGGAAATGGCGAGCGGCGTCCGCCAGATCGCGGCGCTGCCCGATCCCGTCGGCGTCGTGGTGGAGTCCTGGCGGCGGCCCAACGGCCTCGAGATCTCGCGGGTGCGCGTGCCCCTGGGGGTCATCGGGTTCATTTACGAGTCGCGTCCCAACGTCACCGCCGACGCGGCGGGGCTGTGCGTGAAGTCGGGCAACGCCGTCATCCTGCGCGGCGGCAGCGAGGCGATCGAGTCGAACGCCATGATCGCGACCGTGCTGGGCAAGGCGCTGGAGAAGGCGGGCGCGCCCGCCGACGCCATCCAGTTCGTGGACACCACCGACCGCCAGGCCGTGGCCGTCCTGCTCGAGCTGAGCGATCTGGTCGATCTGATCATCCCCCGCGGCGGCGAGGAGTTCGTGCGCTGGGTGGCCGAGCATTCGCGGGTGCCGGTGCTCAAGCACGACCGCGGGCTGGTCCACGTGTTCGTGGACGCCGACGCCGATCTCGAGATGGCGACGGCCATCGTGATGAACGCCAAGGTCCAGCGACCCAGCGTCTGCAACGCGCTGGAGACGCTGCTGGTCCACCGTGACATCGCCCCGCGGTTTCTGCCCGCAGCGGCCGCGCGCCTGAGCGAGGCGGGCGTCGAGCTGCGCGGCTGTCCCCGCACCGTCGCCCTCGTACCCGGCGCCCGGCCGGCCACGCCGGAGGACTGGGACACGGAGTACCTCGACCTGATCCTCGCCATCCGCGTGGTGGACGACCTCGCCGAGGCGATCCGTCACATCCGGCGCCACGGCTCCGGGCTGGCCGAGGCGATCGTGACCAACACGCTCGCCCACGCCCGTCGGTTCACGCGGGCGATCGATGCGGCCGTCGTGCTGGTGAACGCGTCCACCCGGTTCGTCGACGGCTACCAGTTCGGGATGGGTGCCGAGATGGGCATCTCGACCTCGCGGGTCCATGCGCGGGGTCCGGTCGGCGTGCAGGAGCTGACGACGACCAAGTACGTCGTCCAGGGCGACGGCCAGGTGCGGGAATAG
- the nadD gene encoding nicotinate-nucleotide adenylyltransferase: MTRTGVFGGSFNPVHYGHLLLADEVLEQLRLDRILFVPASSPPHKPAAALAPAADRYAMVKLATVGHPRFEVSDLELRRPGPSYTVDTLEALRAAGDELFLLLGSETFGDLLSWRAPRRIAELARLVVVPRAGSAFDSEGAAAQKVLREIGVERFARVEGPDLPARAVLIVHAISLPLSSSELRRRAREGRSLAYRLPEPVVAYIRARRLYEVPGA, translated from the coding sequence GTGACCCGCACCGGCGTCTTCGGCGGGTCGTTCAACCCGGTCCATTACGGTCACCTCCTGCTCGCCGACGAGGTGCTGGAGCAGCTCCGCCTCGACCGCATCCTGTTCGTTCCGGCCAGCAGTCCGCCGCACAAGCCGGCGGCGGCGCTGGCGCCGGCCGCCGACCGCTACGCTATGGTGAAGCTGGCCACCGTCGGTCACCCGCGCTTCGAGGTCTCCGACCTCGAGCTGCGCCGGCCCGGCCCGTCGTACACGGTGGACACCCTGGAAGCGCTCCGGGCCGCCGGGGACGAGCTCTTCCTCCTCCTCGGCTCCGAAACGTTCGGCGATCTCCTCTCCTGGCGGGCGCCGCGGAGGATCGCCGAGCTGGCGCGGCTGGTCGTGGTGCCCCGCGCGGGCAGCGCCTTCGATTCGGAGGGGGCGGCGGCCCAGAAGGTCCTGCGCGAGATCGGCGTCGAGCGCTTCGCGCGGGTCGAAGGCCCCGACCTCCCCGCGCGGGCCGTGCTGATCGTCCACGCCATCTCGCTCCCGCTCTCCTCGTCGGAGCTGCGGCGCCGCGCGCGGGAGGGGCGATCGCTGGCTTACCGGCTGCCCGAGCCGGTCGTCGCCTACATCCGCGCCCGCCGGCTCTACGAGGTGCCCGGAGCGTGA
- the rsfS gene encoding ribosome silencing factor: MTVRLSAEHKARQAAQAALEKTAMDVVVLDVQRLSSVTDYFLVCSGKSTTHVQTISEAIREGLKTQGARPLHAEGVAESGWVLLDYGDVLVHVFLEDTRLYYALERLWGDAPTLSLEA; encoded by the coding sequence GTGACGGTCCGCCTCTCGGCCGAGCACAAGGCGCGGCAGGCCGCGCAGGCGGCGCTCGAGAAGACGGCGATGGACGTGGTGGTGCTGGACGTCCAGAGGCTCAGCAGCGTGACCGACTACTTCCTGGTCTGCAGCGGCAAGTCGACGACCCACGTGCAGACGATCAGCGAAGCGATTCGCGAGGGGCTGAAGACGCAGGGCGCGCGGCCCCTCCACGCCGAGGGCGTGGCCGAGAGCGGCTGGGTCCTGCTCGATTACGGCGACGTGCTCGTGCACGTCTTCCTCGAGGACACGCGCCTGTACTATGCGCTCGAGCGTTTGTGGGGCGACGCGCCGACCCTGTCGCTCGAAGCATGA
- a CDS encoding TraR/DksA family transcriptional regulator, with amino-acid sequence MRKERLSSFKKRLLEKRHQLLEEVGRSALYGKDQEDDSIKDLGDQANTAYTREFFFELGNGDRRLLRDVVLALQKIEDGSFGTCERCSEPIAEKRLDALPFARHCINCQRVVEEEERMATG; translated from the coding sequence ATGAGAAAAGAACGGTTGTCGTCCTTCAAAAAGCGCCTGCTCGAGAAGCGGCATCAGCTGCTCGAGGAAGTGGGGCGCAGCGCCCTCTACGGCAAGGACCAGGAGGACGACTCGATCAAGGATCTGGGCGATCAGGCCAACACGGCCTACACCCGGGAGTTCTTCTTCGAGCTGGGCAACGGCGACCGTCGCTTGCTCCGCGACGTCGTCCTGGCTCTGCAGAAGATCGAGGACGGCTCCTTCGGCACCTGCGAGCGGTGCAGCGAGCCGATTGCCGAGAAGCGGCTGGATGCCCTACCGTTCGCGCGCCACTGCATCAACTGCCAGCGGGTCGTCGAAGAGGAGGAGCGCATGGCCACGGGCTGA
- a CDS encoding tetratricopeptide repeat protein has product MTSVARALLRILGAAPLTPSDDPEVAELVRQGDEAYRAGRRDDARRLYRQALTRRKNDLDALQGLRNLAVDGAAWPEALGLEERIVTLVPAAERPREAERLAAIHYELGRAEVQRGQPAASLPHFKSALKADRNFLPAALALGEAYEAAGDHREAVKTWERAVELQPALPILVRLERAYREEGRPSRMIALYRAAVERAPDDLALAVALGRVYFELEMLDEAADQFEKVEVRAPNLPVVHAFLGAVFEHRGDVREAFEEYRRALRLGGAFDWPHRCTACGTTTPTWRDRCSQCGRWNTLRPVEGR; this is encoded by the coding sequence GTGACCTCTGTCGCTCGTGCGTTGCTCCGGATCCTTGGGGCCGCGCCCCTCACGCCCTCGGACGACCCCGAGGTCGCCGAGCTCGTGCGGCAGGGCGACGAGGCGTATCGCGCCGGGCGCCGGGACGATGCGCGGCGGCTCTACCGTCAGGCGCTGACGCGCCGGAAGAACGACCTGGACGCGCTGCAGGGGCTGCGCAACCTGGCGGTGGACGGCGCCGCCTGGCCCGAGGCGCTCGGGCTGGAGGAGCGCATCGTCACGCTCGTTCCGGCGGCCGAGCGGCCCCGGGAGGCCGAGCGGCTGGCGGCGATCCATTACGAGCTGGGGCGGGCCGAAGTCCAGCGTGGCCAGCCCGCGGCCTCGCTCCCGCACTTCAAGAGCGCGCTGAAGGCGGATCGCAATTTCCTGCCGGCCGCGCTGGCGCTGGGCGAGGCCTACGAGGCCGCCGGCGATCATCGCGAGGCCGTCAAGACGTGGGAGCGCGCCGTCGAGCTGCAGCCGGCGCTGCCCATCCTCGTGCGGCTGGAGCGCGCGTACCGGGAAGAGGGGCGCCCCAGCCGAATGATCGCGCTCTACCGCGCGGCGGTGGAGCGGGCGCCCGACGACCTGGCGCTGGCCGTCGCCCTCGGGCGCGTCTACTTCGAGCTGGAGATGCTGGACGAGGCCGCCGACCAGTTCGAAAAGGTCGAGGTGCGCGCGCCGAACCTGCCGGTGGTGCACGCCTTCCTGGGCGCCGTCTTCGAGCATCGCGGTGACGTCCGCGAGGCGTTTGAGGAGTACCGGCGTGCGCTGCGGTTGGGCGGCGCCTTCGACTGGCCGCACCGGTGCACCGCCTGCGGGACCACGACGCCCACCTGGCGGGACCGCTGCAGCCAGTGCGGCCGCTGGAACACTCTGCGTCCCGTCGAGGGGCGCTGA
- a CDS encoding ComF family protein has translation MGSWAVAALDLLYPALCPVCREALGEGRRDPLCGTCWAGITRIGPPYCATCGVPLPTFDGERSPGAVRRCPACLAEPPAFDYARAAAQYSGPLREALHELKFHGQRALAVPLADLLVEQCAGALPAAIDALVPVPLGRARERERGFNQAALIAERVAGALGVPARPRWLTRVRPTQPQSDLGAAERQANVRNAFHATPALAGHLVVVDDVLTTGATVTECARALRAAGARRVGVLTVARVVGLTL, from the coding sequence ATGGGGTCGTGGGCCGTCGCCGCGCTCGACCTGCTCTATCCCGCGCTCTGCCCGGTCTGCCGTGAGGCGCTCGGCGAGGGGCGCCGGGACCCGCTCTGCGGGACGTGCTGGGCGGGAATCACGCGCATCGGGCCGCCCTACTGCGCGACGTGCGGCGTGCCCCTCCCGACGTTTGACGGCGAGAGATCGCCCGGCGCGGTCCGCCGGTGCCCGGCCTGCCTGGCCGAGCCGCCCGCGTTCGATTACGCCCGCGCCGCCGCGCAGTACAGCGGCCCGCTGCGCGAGGCGCTCCACGAGCTCAAGTTCCACGGCCAGCGCGCGCTGGCGGTCCCGCTCGCCGACCTGCTCGTCGAGCAGTGCGCGGGGGCGCTGCCGGCGGCCATCGACGCGCTCGTCCCGGTGCCGCTGGGGCGCGCCCGCGAGCGGGAGCGTGGCTTCAATCAAGCGGCGCTCATCGCTGAGCGGGTGGCCGGCGCTCTCGGCGTCCCCGCGCGGCCCCGCTGGCTGACCCGTGTCCGGCCCACGCAGCCCCAGAGCGATCTCGGCGCGGCCGAGCGGCAGGCCAATGTACGCAACGCGTTTCACGCTACCCCCGCCCTCGCCGGGCACCTCGTGGTGGTCGACGACGTGCTCACCACGGGTGCGACCGTGACCGAGTGCGCCCGCGCCCTCCGCGCCGCCGGGGCGCGGCGCGTCGGCGTCCTCACAGTTGCCCGCGTGGTCGGGCTGACCCTATAA
- the gap gene encoding type I glyceraldehyde-3-phosphate dehydrogenase: MSIRVGVNGFGRIGRVFFRTALNDKEIEVVGVNDLADAKTLAHLLKHDSVHGQLQAEVSAKDGAIFVNGREIRVTAVKDPASLPWRELAVDVVIESTGVFRDTATASQHLQAGAQKVIITAPAKDPDVTIVLGVNEPAYDPQRHRIISNASCTTNCLATTAKVLDDAFGIKRGFATTVHAYTNDQPVHDFPHKELRRARAAAVSMIPTTTGAATAVGLVLPKLKGKLGGIAIRVPTANVSVVDLVAELEKPATVQAVNNAFREAAAGRLRGILDACEEELVSVDFNGNAHSSIVDLPSTAVIEGDLLKVLAWYDNEWGYSSRLRDLVRFVAKTL, encoded by the coding sequence ATGAGTATTCGAGTCGGCGTCAACGGCTTCGGCCGTATCGGGCGGGTCTTTTTCCGGACGGCCCTCAACGACAAGGAGATCGAGGTGGTGGGCGTCAACGACCTCGCCGACGCCAAGACGCTCGCCCACCTCCTCAAGCACGACTCCGTTCATGGCCAGCTACAGGCCGAGGTGAGCGCCAAGGACGGCGCCATCTTCGTCAACGGCCGGGAGATCCGCGTGACCGCCGTCAAGGATCCGGCGAGCTTGCCGTGGAGAGAGCTGGCGGTCGACGTGGTCATCGAATCCACCGGCGTCTTCCGTGACACGGCCACGGCCTCCCAGCACCTGCAGGCGGGCGCCCAGAAGGTCATCATCACCGCCCCCGCCAAGGATCCGGACGTGACGATCGTGCTGGGCGTCAACGAGCCGGCCTACGATCCCCAGCGCCACCGGATCATCTCCAACGCCTCCTGCACCACCAACTGCCTGGCCACCACCGCCAAGGTCCTCGACGACGCCTTCGGGATCAAGCGCGGCTTCGCCACCACCGTGCACGCGTACACGAACGATCAGCCGGTGCACGACTTCCCCCACAAGGAGCTGCGCCGGGCCCGCGCCGCCGCGGTGAGCATGATCCCCACCACGACGGGGGCGGCCACGGCGGTCGGCCTCGTGCTGCCCAAGCTCAAGGGCAAGCTCGGCGGCATCGCCATCCGCGTGCCGACGGCCAACGTCTCGGTCGTGGATCTGGTGGCCGAGCTCGAGAAGCCCGCGACGGTCCAGGCCGTGAACAATGCCTTCCGGGAAGCGGCCGCCGGCAGGCTCCGCGGCATCCTCGATGCCTGCGAGGAGGAGCTGGTGTCGGTCGACTTCAACGGCAACGCGCACTCGTCGATCGTGGACCTGCCGTCGACCGCGGTGATCGAGGGCGACCTCCTCAAGGTCCTGGCCTGGTACGACAACGAGTGGGGGTACTCCTCGCGCCTGCGCGACCTCGTCCGGTTCGTCGCCAAAACGCTCTGA